One Buchnera aphidicola (Panaphis juglandis) DNA segment encodes these proteins:
- the rplT gene encoding 50S ribosomal protein L20 yields MARVKRGVITHAKHKKILKQAKGYYGARSRSYRVAKQAVIKAGQYAYRDRRTKKRNFRKLWITRINASVRQHDISYSRFIYGLKKMNIIINRKMLSNISILHHGEFNLLIKKVQDHLKSMD; encoded by the coding sequence ATGGCTCGTGTTAAACGCGGTGTAATTACTCACGCGAAACATAAAAAAATTTTAAAACAAGCAAAAGGGTATTATGGTGCTCGATCTCGTTCATATCGCGTAGCAAAGCAAGCAGTGATTAAAGCTGGTCAGTACGCTTATCGTGATAGAAGAACGAAAAAAAGAAATTTTAGAAAACTATGGATTACACGTATTAATGCATCTGTACGTCAGCATGATATTTCATATAGTCGTTTTATATATGGTTTAAAAAAAATGAATATTATTATTAATCGTAAGATGTTATCAAATATTTCTATTTTACATCATGGTGAATTTAATTTATTAATAAAAAAAGTACAAGATCATTTAAAATCAATGGATTGA
- the pheS gene encoding phenylalanine--tRNA ligase subunit alpha: MIFNKSKFLSFFNVELKKIKNIQDLERLRVKYLGKQGIIVVEIKKIKYLQLSDRKHIGKMINDIKNMINKNIINKKLQLDKYKIKKNIDIDKIDVSLPGRRKNIGTMHPITKVIYQIESIFCNLGFNIINKNLEIENQYYNFDALNIPIFHPARNIQDTFWFDSNRLLRTQTSNMQIHEIEKKILPIKIIIPGKVYRRDYDQTHSPMFHQVEGLVIDKNITFSNLKWVIVNFLNIFFNQHMKIRFRSSYFPFTVLSSEVDIMSNKNNWLEVLGCGMVHPNILHRFGIDTDVYSGFAFGLGVERMVMLYYGINDLRVLLKNDLKFLQQFKRSRYF; encoded by the coding sequence ATGATTTTTAATAAATCTAAATTTTTAAGTTTTTTCAATGTTGAATTAAAAAAAATTAAGAATATTCAGGATTTGGAAAGATTACGAGTTAAATATCTTGGTAAACAAGGAATTATTGTTGTTGAAATTAAAAAAATCAAATATTTACAATTATCAGATCGAAAACATATAGGTAAAATGATTAATGATATTAAAAATATGATTAATAAAAATATTATCAATAAAAAATTGCAACTTGATAAATATAAGATTAAAAAAAATATTGATATTGATAAAATAGATGTATCTCTACCTGGTCGAAGAAAAAATATTGGTACAATGCATCCTATTACTAAAGTAATTTATCAAATAGAATCTATTTTTTGTAATTTAGGTTTTAATATAATTAATAAAAATCTGGAAATTGAAAACCAATACTATAATTTTGATGCTTTAAATATTCCTATATTTCATCCAGCGAGAAATATACAAGATACATTTTGGTTTGATTCAAACCGTTTATTAAGAACACAAACCTCGAATATGCAAATTCATGAAATAGAAAAAAAAATATTGCCAATTAAAATTATTATACCTGGAAAGGTATATCGAAGAGATTATGATCAAACACATAGTCCAATGTTTCATCAAGTTGAAGGTTTAGTAATTGATAAAAATATTACATTTTCAAATTTAAAATGGGTAATTGTAAATTTTTTAAATATTTTTTTTAATCAACATATGAAAATCAGATTTCGTTCTTCATATTTTCCTTTTACTGTTTTATCATCAGAAGTTGATATTATGAGTAATAAAAATAATTGGTTAGAGGTTTTAGGTTGTGGTATGGTTCATCCAAATATTTTACATAGATTTGGTATTGATACTGATGTGTATTCCGGTTTTGCTTTTGGTTTAGGTGTAGAAAGAATGGTTATGTTGTATTATGGAATTAATGATTTACGAGTACTGTTAAAAAATGATTTAAAATTTCTTCAACAATTTAAAAGAAGTAGGTATTTTTAA
- the thrS gene encoding threonine--tRNA ligase produces MPVITLLNGKKRTYESNISLVNVAEDIRVGFSRYCTGAVVNGQLKNMYFLIQEDSNVHILTMKDHQTIDLLKYSCIHLLSYACKIIWKDSKSGIGGIIDDKFYYDFDFDGSISEKDILRLEQIMKSFIKKKYDIIFQKILYSDLKKSLLLNGEFYNSKYIEKYFFNHKFVPVYFHQRYFSIDLGPQVPNVRFCKYFKLQNISGAYWNGNKNNKMLKRIYGIVGLNKIYISDFLKKIKINQEKDHRIINKKMKLYHKQKESPGMIFWHKNGWTIFQELKKFIRLQLQIWKYDEVQTPLIINESLWKKSGHIDNFRESMFFTISENDSYCIKPMNCPAHIQIFNKHIQSYRDLPVRIAEFGICHRKETSGSLYGLLRLKHFTQDDAHIFCTEEQVQQEIVNCIKMIYSSYEVFGFKEIYINFSTRPKKRIGNDDIWNKAELSLKNALLSSNVDFEYKVGEGAFYGPKIEFILKDCLNRLWQCGTIQLDFYLPQRFNSFYVSSNNEKKVPIMIHRAILGSIERFIGILLEQYSGYLPIWLSPVQVVVISIHHQHHQYVLEIQKKISLLGIRNKIDINNEKISFKVRKYILERVPYILICGDTEVNNHQVNVRSIKNNFLQLMSIDAFIEKIKYEIQFRTF; encoded by the coding sequence ATGCCTGTTATTACATTACTTAATGGAAAAAAAAGGACATATGAATCTAATATTTCATTAGTAAATGTAGCAGAAGATATTAGAGTTGGATTTTCTAGGTATTGTACTGGAGCTGTCGTTAATGGTCAATTAAAAAATATGTATTTCTTGATTCAAGAAGATTCTAATGTTCACATTTTAACTATGAAGGATCATCAAACTATTGATTTACTTAAGTATTCATGCATTCATCTATTATCATATGCATGTAAAATAATATGGAAGGATTCTAAATCTGGTATTGGAGGTATTATTGATGATAAGTTTTATTATGATTTTGATTTTGATGGTTCTATTTCAGAAAAAGATATATTGCGATTAGAACAAATTATGAAATCATTTATTAAAAAAAAATATGATATTATTTTTCAAAAAATATTGTATTCTGATTTGAAAAAATCATTATTATTAAACGGAGAATTTTATAATTCGAAATATATTGAGAAATATTTTTTTAATCATAAATTTGTTCCTGTATACTTTCATCAGAGATATTTTAGTATTGATTTAGGTCCTCAAGTTCCGAATGTTAGATTTTGTAAATATTTTAAATTACAAAATATTTCAGGTGCATACTGGAATGGTAATAAAAATAACAAGATGTTAAAACGTATTTATGGTATTGTTGGTCTTAATAAAATTTATATTTCAGATTTTTTAAAAAAAATAAAAATTAATCAAGAAAAAGATCATAGAATTATTAATAAAAAAATGAAGCTGTATCATAAACAAAAAGAATCTCCTGGAATGATTTTTTGGCATAAAAATGGATGGACTATTTTTCAAGAATTGAAAAAGTTTATTCGTTTACAACTCCAAATTTGGAAATATGATGAGGTACAAACACCATTAATTATAAATGAATCACTTTGGAAGAAAAGTGGACATATTGATAATTTTCGTGAATCAATGTTTTTTACTATTTCTGAAAATGATAGTTATTGTATTAAGCCTATGAATTGTCCTGCACACATACAAATATTTAATAAACATATTCAATCATATAGGGATTTACCGGTACGTATAGCAGAATTTGGTATTTGTCATCGTAAAGAAACTTCAGGTTCTTTATATGGATTATTACGTCTAAAACATTTTACACAAGATGATGCGCATATATTTTGTACGGAAGAACAAGTTCAACAAGAAATTGTAAATTGTATTAAGATGATATATAGTTCATATGAGGTTTTTGGTTTTAAAGAAATATATATTAATTTTTCTACAAGACCAAAAAAAAGAATTGGTAATGATGATATTTGGAATAAAGCAGAATTAAGTTTAAAAAATGCATTATTATCTAGTAATGTTGATTTTGAATATAAAGTCGGTGAAGGTGCTTTTTATGGTCCAAAAATTGAATTTATTTTAAAAGATTGTTTAAATAGATTGTGGCAATGTGGTACAATACAACTTGATTTTTATTTACCTCAGAGATTTAATTCATTTTATGTTTCTAGTAATAATGAAAAGAAAGTTCCAATTATGATTCATAGAGCAATTTTAGGTTCTATAGAACGTTTCATTGGTATTTTATTAGAACAGTATTCAGGTTATTTACCAATTTGGTTATCTCCAGTTCAAGTTGTTGTAATTAGTATTCATCATCAACATCATCAATATGTTTTAGAAATACAAAAAAAAATTTCTTTATTAGGTATTAGAAATAAAATTGACATAAATAATGAAAAAATAAGTTTTAAGGTTAGAAAATATATTTTAGAGCGTGTTCCTTATATATTAATTTGTGGTGATACAGAAGTAAATAATCATCAAGTCAATGTTCGTAGTATAAAAAATAATTTTTTACAATTGATGAGTATTGATGCATTTATAGAAAAAATAAAATATGAAATTCAGTTTCGTACATTTTGA
- the glyS gene encoding glycine--tRNA ligase subunit beta, whose translation MNYKTFLIELQTEEIPAQYIREIAKNFYENFLNQLNQNKIHFSKINLFDSPRRIALQINKISTLSIKKNYCLKGPSVENSFDHHGNLKIPASSWLKKLNIQIKDTTILKTKKGKWLIYKKYEIISLKSILMKIFLLTLKNIKTLTEMSWNEHNIKFIRPIRNIIILLDDQIIPFNKFGFSIKKYLYGNIFTIFKKIKINHAKEYEHILYKYGKVIAKFSLRKKKIQYQSEKLAYQLNGKIKLNPSLLNEISCLVEYPKILYGKFKKIFLKIPKEILIYVMESMQKYLPIYNIYTEQLQPYFIIVANTNSIETKNIIYGNERVLTAKLSDVLFFLNQDYKLKLQEYLPLLKKIIFYEKLGNLFDKTKRNIILIKNVIQYTKSNINDSIRCAYLSKCDLKTYMVYEFPKLKGIIGMYYSLYHNEPQNISIALKEQYQPNFLGDQLPSSILGCTLSLTDKIDTLVGLFLINIKPKQDKDPFFLRRLSIGIIRIIIEKKININLKKIINISISSYNFQNIPQNINDNIFQFILYRLYSFYKKKYDTKIINSIFEYYKNNLLDMDNNIKYLNKLQKKKCFIDIITTYKRINNLIKKNKIKKTSVYQINEKLFQNKKEQLFFIKIKKSNDMIEYLIKKKKYKKNLIILSILQKFINSFLDNHYVEHKIKNVTINRISLLIKIKKIFLKVINFNEL comes from the coding sequence ATGAATTATAAAACATTTTTAATAGAACTACAAACCGAAGAAATACCAGCTCAATATATTAGAGAAATTGCAAAAAATTTTTACGAAAATTTTTTAAATCAATTAAATCAAAATAAAATTCATTTTTCAAAAATAAATCTTTTTGATTCTCCAAGAAGAATCGCATTACAAATCAATAAAATTAGTACACTATCAATTAAAAAAAACTACTGTTTAAAAGGACCTTCTGTTGAAAATTCATTTGATCATCATGGAAATTTAAAAATACCAGCATCATCATGGTTAAAAAAACTAAATATTCAAATAAAAGACACAACGATACTAAAAACTAAAAAAGGAAAATGGTTAATATATAAAAAATATGAAATAATATCTTTAAAATCTATTTTAATGAAAATTTTTTTGTTGACTTTAAAAAATATAAAAACATTAACAGAAATGTCATGGAATGAACACAACATAAAATTCATTCGACCAATTAGAAATATAATTATATTATTAGATGACCAAATTATTCCTTTTAATAAATTTGGATTCTCAATAAAAAAATATTTATATGGAAATATATTCACAATTTTTAAAAAAATAAAAATTAACCATGCTAAAGAATACGAACATATACTGTATAAATATGGAAAAGTAATAGCTAAATTCTCATTAAGAAAAAAAAAAATTCAGTACCAATCAGAAAAATTAGCATATCAACTCAATGGAAAAATTAAATTAAATCCTTCTTTATTAAATGAAATATCATGTTTAGTAGAATATCCAAAAATATTATACGGAAAATTTAAAAAAATTTTTTTAAAAATCCCAAAAGAAATTTTAATATATGTTATGGAATCTATGCAAAAATATTTACCAATATATAACATTTATACTGAACAACTGCAACCATATTTTATTATTGTTGCAAATACTAATTCTATAGAAACTAAAAATATTATCTATGGAAACGAAAGGGTTCTAACAGCAAAATTATCTGATGTATTATTTTTTCTTAATCAAGATTATAAATTAAAATTACAAGAATATCTTCCATTATTAAAAAAAATAATATTTTATGAAAAATTAGGAAATTTATTTGATAAGACAAAAAGAAATATTATACTTATTAAAAATGTTATTCAATACACAAAATCAAATATTAATGATAGCATTAGGTGTGCATATTTATCAAAATGTGATTTAAAAACCTACATGGTATATGAGTTTCCTAAATTAAAAGGAATAATTGGTATGTATTACTCATTATATCATAATGAACCTCAGAACATATCAATTGCATTAAAAGAACAGTATCAACCTAATTTTTTAGGGGATCAATTACCATCTAGTATCTTAGGTTGTACATTATCTTTGACTGATAAAATTGATACATTGGTTGGATTATTTTTAATTAACATTAAACCCAAACAAGATAAAGATCCATTCTTTTTAAGAAGACTATCAATTGGTATCATACGAATAATTATTGAAAAAAAAATTAATATCAATTTAAAAAAAATAATTAATATATCAATTTCAAGTTACAATTTTCAAAATATACCACAAAACATTAATGATAATATCTTTCAATTCATATTATATAGGTTATACTCATTCTATAAAAAAAAATATGATACTAAGATTATTAATTCAATATTCGAATATTATAAAAATAATTTATTAGATATGGATAATAATATAAAATATTTAAATAAATTACAAAAAAAAAAATGTTTCATCGATATCATCACAACATATAAAAGAATTAATAATTTAATTAAAAAAAACAAAATAAAAAAAACAAGTGTATACCAAATTAACGAAAAACTATTTCAAAATAAAAAAGAACAACTATTTTTTATAAAAATAAAAAAAAGTAATGATATGATTGAATATTTAATAAAAAAAAAAAAATATAAAAAAAATTTAATAATATTATCAATATTACAAAAATTTATCAATAGTTTTTTAGATAATCATTATGTAGAACATAAAATTAAAAATGTTACTATTAATAGAATATCATTATTAATAAAAATAAAAAAAATATTTTTAAAAGTAATAAATTTTAATGAATTATAA
- a CDS encoding HesB/IscA family protein, with the protein MKKINKKGIFITENAQKYLNKLIKKKNNSIGIEIKIKKSGCAGWKYHLYLIKKEDIKDKDQFYIYHIKDINIYVIKKNIKLIDGTEIDLLKNDGINFSIIFKNKKIDTFCGCGESFHITI; encoded by the coding sequence ATGAAAAAAATCAATAAAAAAGGTATTTTTATTACAGAAAACGCACAAAAATATCTTAATAAATTAATAAAAAAAAAAAATAATAGTATAGGAATAGAAATAAAAATTAAAAAATCAGGTTGTGCTGGTTGGAAATATCATTTATATTTAATAAAAAAAGAAGATATAAAAGATAAAGATCAATTTTATATATATCATATAAAAGATATTAATATTTATGTAATTAAAAAAAATATTAAATTAATTGACGGAACAGAAATAGATTTATTAAAAAATGATGGTATTAATTTTAGTATAATTTTTAAAAACAAAAAAATAGATACATTTTGTGGATGTGGTGAAAGTTTTCACATTACTATTTAA
- the pheT gene encoding phenylalanine--tRNA ligase subunit beta — protein sequence MKISEHSLRSWINIDWDLKKICEKITFSGLEVEEIEEFYCSFPGIIVGEIISISSHLSFKKMNIIQVDIGKNFLINILCDIKYSIFKKMKVLVATIDSGLLNMNTIKNLYIKYGIFLGGILCSYDDLKWFGGDNIVELPVCAPIGINLKNYYSYFDKFIKINVTPNRIDACSIFGIVRDICILKNLDLPKIFHGFIPSKSSKKCKIHVQINNVIHKCLGRLINNIDLKTPTPIWMKEKLRKYKILSVNIVIDIMNYASIHFGQSLYIFSFLKDFNDISLKFYNGNINFKNYQKNIILNDRILILQHKSDLLAILGHIDFNYFNIDTQHTNLFIGSFFFDQNSLNQSIYQFKKNNKSQCNEYFVDPSNQKQVIEYVTNLFLKICGGISGSVTSIQSEEYYNYQNRKIKFHVNMVKNITGCMIDYEIIKSILIRLGYHLSTHPHILYVVPPKWRIDIAISEDVVSDIMRIYNYSFIPELPLNNNIVISKYDSSEFFLKRVKYSLIDRGYNEVVTYSFVNSDKQRVFYPKEKFLYLLNPISQDMSCMRHSLWIGLIETLLYHQNRQFEELRFFESGLCFYKNSEKELGVDQIFHVSGIIGNTKYKYHWDVSARNFDFYDIKGDVECIFETLGYLENINFIPYKYSGLHPNKSVKILFNNKLIGGMGELDPYILKKFNLKYSVFLFEVFWDYLIFKDNTRIKRISEFPLSQRDASIIISNEILVNDIVILCKNHFKDKLLDIKISDIYQGPSIPYGKKSITLTFVFQSAVTTLCDRDIEEMMCWYMKYLNIHFQAILRN from the coding sequence ATGAAAATTAGTGAACATTCTTTAAGAAGTTGGATTAATATAGATTGGGATTTGAAAAAAATTTGTGAAAAAATTACTTTTTCTGGTTTAGAAGTTGAAGAGATAGAAGAATTTTATTGTTCTTTTCCAGGTATTATTGTTGGTGAAATTATTTCTATTAGTTCTCATTTATCTTTTAAAAAAATGAATATAATTCAAGTGGATATTGGAAAAAATTTTCTGATAAATATTTTATGTGATATAAAATATTCCATTTTTAAAAAAATGAAGGTTTTAGTTGCTACAATTGATTCAGGATTGTTAAATATGAATACAATAAAAAATTTATATATAAAATATGGGATTTTTTTAGGTGGAATATTATGTTCATATGATGATTTAAAATGGTTTGGTGGTGATAATATTGTTGAGTTACCTGTTTGTGCTCCTATTGGAATAAATCTTAAAAATTATTATTCATATTTCGATAAATTCATTAAAATTAATGTTACTCCTAATCGAATAGATGCATGTAGTATTTTTGGTATTGTTCGAGATATATGCATTTTGAAGAATTTAGATTTACCAAAAATATTTCATGGTTTTATTCCTTCAAAAAGTTCAAAAAAGTGTAAGATTCATGTTCAAATTAATAATGTAATTCATAAATGTCTTGGAAGATTAATTAATAATATTGATTTGAAAACCCCAACTCCAATTTGGATGAAAGAAAAGTTAAGAAAATATAAAATACTTTCTGTAAATATTGTTATAGATATTATGAATTATGCTTCTATTCATTTTGGTCAATCTTTGTATATATTTAGTTTTTTAAAAGATTTTAATGATATATCTTTAAAATTTTATAATGGAAATATAAATTTTAAAAATTATCAAAAAAATATTATTCTTAATGATCGAATCTTGATTTTGCAACATAAATCTGATTTATTAGCAATATTGGGTCATATAGATTTTAATTATTTTAATATAGATACACAGCATACAAATTTATTTATTGGATCTTTTTTTTTTGATCAAAATTCATTAAATCAATCAATATATCAGTTTAAAAAAAATAATAAAAGTCAATGTAATGAATATTTTGTAGATCCTAGTAATCAAAAACAGGTTATAGAATATGTAACAAATTTATTTTTAAAAATTTGTGGTGGAATTTCAGGATCAGTTACTAGTATTCAATCAGAAGAGTATTACAATTATCAAAATCGAAAAATTAAATTCCATGTGAATATGGTGAAAAATATAACTGGTTGTATGATTGATTATGAGATTATTAAAAGTATTTTAATAAGATTGGGTTATCATTTAAGTACTCATCCTCATATTTTATATGTAGTTCCTCCAAAATGGCGTATTGATATTGCTATTTCTGAAGATGTTGTATCTGATATTATGAGGATTTATAATTATAGTTTTATTCCTGAATTACCTTTAAATAATAATATTGTTATTTCAAAATATGATTCATCAGAATTTTTTTTAAAAAGAGTAAAATATAGTTTAATAGATCGTGGATATAATGAAGTTGTAACTTATAGTTTTGTTAATTCTGATAAACAAAGAGTTTTTTATCCCAAAGAAAAATTTTTATATCTATTAAATCCTATTTCTCAAGATATGTCATGTATGCGTCATTCATTATGGATAGGTTTGATAGAAACTTTATTATATCATCAAAATCGTCAATTTGAAGAATTGAGATTTTTTGAGAGTGGTTTATGTTTTTATAAAAATAGTGAAAAAGAATTAGGGGTTGATCAGATATTTCATGTATCAGGGATTATTGGTAATACGAAATATAAATATCATTGGGATGTTTCAGCAAGAAATTTTGATTTTTATGATATTAAGGGTGATGTAGAGTGTATTTTTGAAACCCTAGGATATTTAGAAAATATTAATTTTATACCATATAAATATTCTGGATTACATCCCAATAAAAGTGTAAAAATATTATTTAATAATAAATTAATTGGTGGAATGGGTGAATTGGATCCATATATATTAAAAAAATTTAATTTAAAATATTCTGTATTTTTATTCGAAGTTTTTTGGGATTATTTGATTTTTAAAGATAATACTCGTATAAAACGTATTTCAGAATTTCCTTTGAGTCAAAGAGATGCATCAATCATAATCAGTAATGAAATTTTAGTAAATGATATTGTTATATTATGTAAAAATCATTTTAAAGATAAGTTGCTTGATATTAAAATTTCAGATATATATCAAGGTCCATCAATTCCTTATGGAAAAAAAAGTATCACTTTAACTTTTGTTTTTCAAAGTGCAGTGACTACATTATGTGATCGGGATATTGAAGAAATGATGTGTTGGTATATGAAATATTTAAATATTCATTTTCAAGCGATATTACGTAATTAA
- a CDS encoding 3-deoxy-7-phosphoheptulonate synthase, with translation MKKTDELRTTRIDPLVTPYDLAQRYSLTSNIIDNVITARKNIANILTGKDSRLLVVVGPCSVHDTVAAVEYAHRLNILRKKYSSRLEIIMRTYFEKPRTVVGWKGLISDPDLDNSFKVNDGLSVARKLLLDINTIGMPAATEFLDMVIGQFIADLISWGAIGARTTESQIHREMASALSCPVGFKNGTDGNINIAIDAIRAAQVKHLFLAPNKNGQMTINHTSGNPFGHIIMRGGKRPNYHPDDIKKAVKKLNFFHLPEYLMIDCSHGNCLKQHRIQCKVAEAICKQIKDGSKNITGVMIESFLQEGSQNIAPKNKLIYGKSITDPCLGWDDSVLIIDQLAKSVDSRF, from the coding sequence ATGAAAAAAACAGATGAACTGCGTACTACAAGAATTGATCCATTAGTAACTCCATACGATCTAGCACAGCGTTATTCCTTAACCTCTAATATTATTGATAATGTTATTACTGCGAGAAAAAATATTGCTAACATTTTAACCGGCAAAGACTCTCGTTTATTAGTAGTTGTTGGCCCATGTTCAGTACATGATACTGTTGCAGCTGTAGAATATGCTCATCGATTAAATATATTACGTAAAAAATATTCTTCTCGTCTTGAAATTATTATGCGTACATATTTTGAGAAACCTAGAACTGTGGTTGGATGGAAGGGTTTGATTTCAGATCCTGATCTTGATAATAGTTTCAAAGTAAATGATGGGTTATCTGTAGCACGTAAATTGCTTTTAGATATTAATACAATAGGAATGCCAGCAGCTACAGAATTTTTAGATATGGTTATTGGACAATTCATTGCAGATTTAATTAGCTGGGGAGCAATTGGAGCACGTACTACCGAGAGCCAAATACATCGAGAAATGGCTTCTGCTTTATCATGTCCTGTTGGTTTTAAAAATGGAACAGATGGTAATATTAATATTGCCATTGATGCTATTCGAGCAGCTCAAGTAAAGCATTTATTTCTTGCTCCTAATAAAAATGGACAAATGACAATTAATCATACTAGTGGTAATCCTTTTGGTCATATTATTATGAGAGGGGGTAAACGTCCTAATTATCATCCTGATGATATTAAAAAAGCAGTAAAGAAATTAAATTTTTTTCATTTACCAGAATATTTAATGATTGATTGTAGTCATGGAAATTGTCTAAAACAACATCGAATACAGTGCAAAGTTGCTGAAGCAATTTGTAAACAAATTAAAGATGGTTCGAAAAATATTACAGGTGTTATGATTGAAAGTTTTTTACAGGAAGGATCGCAGAATATTGCCCCAAAAAATAAATTAATATATGGAAAATCTATTACCGATCCGTGTTTAGGCTGGGATGATAGTGTTTTAATTATTGATCAATTGGCAAAATCCGTTGATAGTCGATTTTAA
- the rpmI gene encoding 50S ribosomal protein L35 gives MPKLKTLKSASKRFKKTASHQFKYKQSNLRHILTKKTTKKKRHLRKKMIVSQSNKMKIRSFFPYL, from the coding sequence ATGCCAAAATTGAAAACATTAAAAAGCGCTTCAAAGAGGTTTAAAAAAACTGCATCTCATCAATTTAAATATAAACAATCGAATTTGCGTCATATTTTAACTAAAAAAACTACTAAAAAAAAAAGACATCTTAGAAAAAAAATGATAGTTTCACAATCTAATAAAATGAAAATTCGATCTTTTTTTCCATATTTATAA
- the infC gene encoding translation initiation factor IF-3: protein MKSSKRMTSIKHNRINDEIKVHEVRLIGVNNELIGIVTINQALQYAKRLKLDLVEISPNAIPSVCRIMDHGKFLYQKNKNLKEQRKKQKVIQIKEVKFRPNTDKGDYQVKLKNLSRFLKQGNKVKVTLRFRGREMTYQHIGVDVLKRIKNDLNDICVIESFPLKIEGRQMVMMLSPKKT, encoded by the coding sequence ATTAAATCTAGCAAACGTATGACATCAATAAAACATAATCGTATTAATGATGAAATTAAAGTACATGAAGTTAGGTTAATTGGGGTAAATAATGAATTAATTGGTATTGTTACCATTAATCAAGCATTGCAGTATGCAAAACGATTAAAACTAGATTTAGTAGAAATTAGTCCTAATGCTATTCCTAGTGTTTGTCGTATCATGGATCATGGTAAATTTTTATATCAGAAAAATAAAAATCTTAAAGAACAAAGAAAAAAACAAAAAGTAATACAGATTAAAGAAGTAAAATTTCGACCTAATACTGATAAAGGTGATTATCAAGTTAAATTAAAGAATTTATCTCGTTTTTTAAAACAAGGTAATAAAGTAAAAGTTACATTAAGATTTAGAGGTCGTGAAATGACGTACCAACATATTGGAGTTGATGTGTTAAAAAGAATTAAAAATGATTTGAATGATATATGTGTCATTGAATCATTTCCATTGAAAATTGAAGGTCGTCAAATGGTAATGATGTTGTCTCCTAAAAAAACATAA